In Arcobacter ellisii, a genomic segment contains:
- the nhaD gene encoding sodium:proton antiporter NhaD codes for MLKIFLGLFLTMLHLFASSSQSVSEVFPDITMTWVGISSLVIFVIGYYFIAAEDKYHVDKAKPALFIGTFMFMLIGLYYVLNDLDINILSNDMNHLILEIAGIFFFLYVAMTYIETLISMGVFDRLKYNLISKGYTYRKLFWVTGFLAFFISPIADNLTTALILSTVLITIDKNKKEFLVPGAINIVVAANAGGAWSPFGDITTLMVWTAGKGVFTDFFYLFPASFIGFIVTSFLLSRFVPNSKPAFDISKETKPELMTGANIVIALGILTIILAVISHQVFHFPAMWGMLFGLALLKLYTIRIVKKYNSPLNIFHSIAKIENNTLLFFFGILAAVGALYFIGWLGLAVVVYEPEMLGATWANIAVGLLSAVVDNVPVMSAVLKANPQMGLDQWMLVTMTAGIGGSLISFGSAAGVGVMGKMPGVYTFASHMKYAWTVFIGYVVSVAIWYLQYEILQISHL; via the coding sequence ATGCTAAAAATCTTTTTAGGATTATTTTTAACTATGTTGCATCTCTTTGCAAGTAGTTCACAAAGTGTAAGTGAAGTTTTTCCAGATATAACTATGACTTGGGTTGGAATTAGTTCTTTAGTTATATTTGTAATTGGTTACTATTTTATAGCAGCTGAAGATAAATATCATGTTGATAAAGCAAAACCAGCTTTATTTATTGGAACATTTATGTTTATGTTGATTGGTTTATATTACGTATTAAATGATTTAGATATAAATATTTTAAGTAATGATATGAATCATTTGATTTTAGAAATAGCAGGGATTTTCTTCTTTTTATACGTTGCTATGACTTATATTGAAACTTTAATTTCAATGGGAGTATTTGATAGACTAAAATATAATCTAATCTCAAAAGGTTATACATATAGAAAACTATTTTGGGTAACTGGATTTTTAGCATTTTTTATCTCTCCAATTGCTGATAACTTAACAACTGCGCTTATTTTATCTACGGTTTTAATTACAATTGATAAGAATAAAAAAGAGTTTTTAGTACCAGGTGCTATAAATATTGTTGTAGCTGCAAATGCAGGTGGTGCTTGGTCTCCATTTGGTGATATTACAACTTTAATGGTTTGGACAGCAGGAAAGGGTGTATTTACTGATTTCTTCTATTTATTCCCAGCTTCATTTATAGGGTTTATTGTAACTTCATTTTTACTTTCAAGATTTGTTCCAAATAGTAAACCTGCATTTGATATTTCAAAAGAGACAAAACCAGAGTTAATGACAGGTGCAAATATTGTAATTGCTCTTGGAATTTTAACAATTATTTTAGCTGTTATTTCTCATCAAGTTTTCCATTTTCCAGCAATGTGGGGGATGTTATTTGGTCTTGCTTTACTAAAACTTTATACAATTAGAATTGTTAAAAAATATAATAGTCCTTTAAATATTTTTCACTCAATTGCAAAAATAGAAAATAATACTTTACTTTTCTTTTTTGGTATTTTAGCAGCAGTTGGAGCTTTATATTTTATTGGTTGGTTAGGTTTAGCAGTTGTTGTTTATGAACCTGAAATGTTAGGGGCAACTTGGGCAAATATTGCTGTTGGACTTTTATCAGCAGTTGTAGATAATGTTCCTGTTATGAGTGCTGTTTTAAAAGCAAATCCTCAAATGGGACTAGACCAATGGATGCTTGTAACTATGACAGCTGGAATTGGAGGTTCATTAATCTCTTTTGGAAGTGCAGCTGGTGTTGGAGTTATGGGAAAAATGCCTGGAGTTTATACTTTTGCAAGTCATATGAAATATGCTTGGACAGTATTTATAGGATATGTTGTTTCTGTAGCTATTTGGTATTTACAATACGAAATTTTACAAATTAGTCATTTATAA
- a CDS encoding ion transporter has translation MYQNIKTFIESGFFTKFITYLIILNGITMGLETSKDFMTSFGNFTNLFNQIVITIFTIEIILRIYVHKSSFFKDPWSLFDFTIVAISLVPLNPGFEILRVLRVLRLFRLITVVPQMRKIVSALISVIPGMLSVVALMVLFFYVFAIMATHLFAQTFPQWFGTLGESFYSLFQIMTLESWSMGIVRPIMDIHPYAWIFFVPFIFITTFVMINLVVAIIVDAMAILNAKEEENIISEVHINETHIHEEVKKLREEIVELKTMIKELNK, from the coding sequence ATGTATCAAAATATAAAAACTTTCATAGAAAGTGGATTTTTCACAAAATTCATTACTTATTTAATCATTTTAAATGGTATTACAATGGGTTTAGAAACTTCAAAAGATTTTATGACAAGTTTTGGAAATTTTACAAACCTTTTTAATCAAATTGTTATTACTATTTTTACAATAGAAATAATACTTAGAATTTATGTTCACAAAAGCTCATTTTTCAAAGACCCTTGGAGTCTTTTTGATTTTACAATAGTTGCAATTTCATTGGTTCCTTTAAATCCAGGATTTGAAATATTAAGGGTTTTAAGAGTTTTAAGATTATTTAGATTAATTACAGTTGTTCCTCAAATGAGAAAAATTGTTTCAGCACTAATTAGTGTAATTCCAGGAATGTTAAGTGTTGTTGCATTGATGGTTCTATTTTTCTATGTTTTTGCAATTATGGCAACACATCTTTTTGCTCAAACTTTCCCACAATGGTTTGGAACATTAGGAGAATCTTTTTATAGTTTATTCCAAATTATGACTTTAGAATCTTGGTCTATGGGAATTGTACGACCAATTATGGATATTCATCCATATGCTTGGATTTTTTTCGTACCATTTATTTTTATTACAACATTTGTAATGATAAACTTAGTAGTTGCTATTATCGTTGATGCAATGGCTATTTTAAATGCAAAAGAAGAAGAAAATATTATAAGTGAAGTACATATAAACGAAACACATATCCATGAAGAAGTGAAAAAATTAAGAGAAGAAATCGTTGAATTAAAAACTATGATAAAAGAGTTAAATAAATAA
- a CDS encoding response regulator — protein sequence MLNVFLLTYFTKKLDLVIIEKNSSITDKYNDYLQSIFKNVKNYDSQEEFLIDLNENNFDILLLDNEVIDIESTFLFIKEIHKINPLIKIILFSKYVDYHILIKCFKYNVTGFMSFNSNEQDLKDFLKISVRRLLLNNSHKFNENKNKFDVIDCLNFLKEEEAKLNLVNHFKGIAIIRAAQILEFDEQIIKMKADNTQLRTMKKDNQVVISSIHLGVEILTTTQFVDLEKDEIHLKYNNLIDSYVHHRKTPRVDPKKGSNVIIELNKKLIKIDIVNISINHVLCLSKDLIPDLKIHSNVKISINCNINQKNSNNLNYIIKTTAFVKEIYSTADGEKILLRFKLNKQDYEILDSYISFRIKEIIMELKDITY from the coding sequence GTGTTAAATGTTTTTTTATTAACTTATTTTACAAAAAAATTAGATTTAGTTATTATTGAAAAAAACTCTTCCATAACAGATAAATACAACGATTATCTTCAATCTATCTTTAAAAATGTAAAAAACTATGATTCTCAAGAAGAGTTTCTAATAGACTTAAATGAAAATAATTTTGATATTTTATTACTTGATAACGAAGTAATCGATATTGAATCTACATTTTTGTTTATAAAAGAGATTCATAAAATCAATCCTTTAATTAAAATTATTCTTTTTTCAAAATATGTTGATTATCATATATTAATAAAATGTTTTAAATATAATGTTACAGGTTTTATGTCTTTTAATAGTAATGAACAAGATTTAAAAGATTTTCTAAAAATATCAGTTAGACGACTTTTACTTAATAATAGCCACAAATTTAATGAAAATAAAAATAAATTTGATGTAATTGATTGTTTAAATTTTCTAAAAGAGGAAGAAGCAAAATTAAATTTAGTTAACCATTTTAAAGGAATAGCTATTATAAGAGCTGCACAAATTTTAGAATTTGATGAACAAATAATTAAAATGAAAGCAGACAATACTCAACTAAGAACCATGAAAAAAGATAATCAAGTTGTTATTTCATCTATTCATTTAGGAGTTGAAATATTAACAACTACACAATTTGTTGACCTTGAAAAAGATGAGATTCATCTAAAATATAACAATTTAATAGATTCATATGTACATCATAGAAAAACTCCAAGAGTTGACCCTAAAAAAGGTTCAAATGTTATAATAGAATTAAATAAGAAACTAATCAAAATTGATATTGTAAATATCTCAATCAATCATGTTTTATGTCTTTCAAAAGATTTAATTCCTGATTTAAAAATTCACTCAAATGTTAAAATCTCAATTAATTGTAATATCAATCAAAAAAACAGTAATAATCTAAACTATATTATAAAAACTACAGCTTTTGTAAAAGAGATTTATTCTACTGCTGATGGAGAAAAAATTCTTTTAAGATTTAAACTTAACAAACAAGATTATGAAATTTTAGATAGTTATATTTCATTTAGAATAAAAGAGATTATTATGGAATTAAAAGATATTACTTATTAA
- a CDS encoding ABC transporter permease translates to MLQRLLALIKKEILAIKNDKKSLMVVILPPLVQVVIFSFAATLEVKNIDLVLLNQDGSQKSQELIRNFQGSSYIKSLNFVKSYEEGKEKIDIQDAIGFLVIPSDFAKDLQNGSSNIQLILDGRRSNTSQIVEGYINQIILNSFKKDENISKINIISRNFYNPNLDNFWWIVPSLFGSISMVVAMLLTALSIAREKELGTFEQILVSPLNSFEILLGKLLPALIISIVESSFILFIAIFLFGVPLNGSIWLLYLSVIVFLFSMSGIGLFISSISNTQQQAILGSFVVMLPSFLLSGFATPISNMPSWLQPFTDLIPLKYYLELIKGVFLKDISFDIALNNLTPMFLFGVISLYGTIQFFKNKRS, encoded by the coding sequence ATGTTACAAAGATTGTTGGCTTTGATAAAAAAAGAGATTCTAGCCATAAAAAATGATAAAAAAAGTCTAATGGTTGTTATTCTTCCACCACTTGTTCAAGTGGTTATTTTTTCTTTTGCAGCAACTTTGGAAGTAAAAAATATAGATTTAGTTTTATTAAATCAAGATGGAAGTCAAAAAAGTCAAGAATTAATAAGAAATTTTCAAGGCTCATCATATATAAAATCATTAAATTTTGTAAAAAGTTATGAAGAAGGAAAAGAAAAAATTGATATTCAAGATGCTATAGGATTTTTAGTAATCCCAAGTGATTTTGCAAAAGATTTACAAAATGGAAGCTCAAATATACAACTAATTCTTGATGGAAGACGCTCAAATACTTCACAAATAGTTGAAGGTTATATAAATCAAATAATTTTAAATAGCTTTAAAAAAGATGAAAATATTTCAAAAATAAATATTATCTCAAGGAACTTTTACAATCCAAATTTAGATAACTTTTGGTGGATAGTTCCTTCATTATTTGGTTCTATTTCTATGGTTGTCGCTATGCTTTTAACTGCTTTATCAATAGCAAGAGAAAAAGAGTTAGGAACTTTTGAACAAATTTTAGTATCTCCTTTAAACTCTTTTGAAATTCTTTTAGGAAAACTTTTACCTGCACTTATTATTAGTATTGTTGAGTCTAGTTTTATACTTTTTATTGCAATTTTTCTTTTTGGTGTTCCATTAAATGGCTCAATTTGGCTTTTATATTTAAGTGTAATTGTATTTTTATTTTCTATGTCAGGAATTGGATTATTTATCTCTTCAATTTCAAACACACAACAACAAGCAATTTTAGGAAGTTTTGTCGTGATGCTTCCCTCTTTTTTACTCTCAGGTTTTGCAACACCAATTTCAAATATGCCTTCTTGGCTTCAACCTTTTACAGATTTAATACCATTAAAATACTATTTAGAACTAATAAAAGGAGTATTTTTAAAAGATATTAGTTTTGATATTGCTTTAAATAATTTAACTCCAATGTTTTTATTTGGAGTAATCTCTTTATATGGAACAATACAATTTTTTAAAAATAAAAGGTCTTAA
- a CDS encoding ABC transporter permease has protein sequence MNLKRLKALFKKESLQIFRDPSSILIAFILPLLLLFLMGYAVSLDARKIPIAIISKSNSELSQKLISSFISSRYFEVDLDKNKNLYIEKMQEGKIKAILSLNNDFGKNNNFDIQVITDGSEPNSAGLIQNYVNGVIKLWAKNNNIANKENIQLLTRYWFNTPLSSRYFLLPGSIAVIMTLIGTLLTALVIAREWERGTMEALMATPATMSEIIVGKLIPYFILGMFSMLLCFVVAYFWYQIPFIGSFWILLILSAIYLFSSLSIGLLISTLAKNQFVAAQISIIAGFLPAFLLSGFLFEIGNMPTWLQTLTLIVPARYFVESLQTIFLAGNIYEIFISNIISMILIGAFFFLLVLKKSKKGL, from the coding sequence ATGAATTTAAAAAGATTAAAAGCCCTATTCAAAAAAGAGAGTTTACAAATATTTAGAGATCCAAGTTCAATTTTAATTGCTTTTATTTTACCCCTACTTTTACTTTTTCTAATGGGTTATGCCGTTTCTTTAGATGCTAGAAAAATTCCAATAGCAATTATTTCAAAAAGTAATAGTGAATTATCTCAAAAGTTAATCTCTTCTTTTATTAGTTCTAGATATTTTGAAGTTGATTTAGATAAAAATAAAAATCTTTATATAGAAAAAATGCAAGAAGGAAAAATAAAAGCAATTCTTAGTTTAAATAATGATTTTGGGAAGAATAACAATTTTGATATACAAGTAATAACTGATGGAAGTGAGCCAAATAGTGCAGGATTAATTCAAAACTATGTAAATGGAGTTATTAAACTTTGGGCAAAAAACAATAATATAGCAAATAAAGAGAATATTCAACTTCTAACAAGATATTGGTTTAATACGCCACTATCAAGTAGATATTTTTTACTTCCTGGTTCTATTGCCGTTATTATGACTTTGATAGGAACACTTCTTACTGCTCTTGTAATTGCTAGAGAATGGGAAAGAGGAACTATGGAAGCACTTATGGCAACACCTGCAACTATGAGTGAAATTATTGTTGGTAAATTAATCCCCTATTTTATCCTTGGAATGTTCTCTATGCTTTTATGTTTTGTAGTTGCATATTTTTGGTATCAAATACCATTTATAGGAAGTTTTTGGATACTATTAATACTAAGTGCGATTTATCTATTTTCATCTTTAAGTATTGGTTTACTTATTTCTACACTTGCCAAAAATCAATTTGTTGCAGCTCAAATATCTATTATTGCAGGTTTTTTACCAGCATTTTTATTATCAGGATTTTTATTTGAAATAGGAAATATGCCAACATGGCTTCAAACTCTAACTTTAATTGTTCCAGCTAGATATTTTGTAGAGTCTTTACAAACTATATTTTTAGCAGGAAATATATATGAGATATTTATTTCAAATATTATTTCTATGATTTTAATAGGTGCTTTTTTCTTTTTATTAGTTCTAAAAAAGTCAAAAAAAGGTTTATAA
- a CDS encoding ATP-binding cassette domain-containing protein: MQVINAIDLEKNFQNTNAIKKISFSIKSGKITGLVGPDGAGKTTLIRMLTGLLTPSFGKLNVLGYQMPNTSSEFLKQIGYMPQKFGLYEDLSVYENLELYGNLQGVENLFLRIEELLDFTSLKKFKDRLAGNLSGGMKQKLGLACALIKKPKLLLLDEPGVGVDPISRIELWQMVQELLKEDIAVVWSTSYLDEADICDEVILLNEGTCLYQGTPQVLREKMKNRVFLVSGEFYKKREALTTILEQDEILDAVLVGSKIRINLQKNKLLKKDIYYSLGKDIKIEPINPIFEDAFVDILNEKTQAHSKLVRNMKNVEPSDKKLIEAKNLTKKFGDFIATDNIDFEIGQGEIFGFLGPNGAGKSTTFKMLCGLLTPTFGTAKVLGEDLYNSKSTIRNSIGYMAQKFSLYGNLNIKDNLEFFSGIYGLKGKKRKEKIEEMIEIFDFKNYLQTNTDSLPLGIKQRLSLACSVMHEPKVLFLDEPTSGVDPITRKEFWTHINSLVKKGVSIMVTTHFMDEAEYCDKIMLIYKGKAIANGTPDELKNLVGSQVSMQETFISLIKQYDKEEK; encoded by the coding sequence ATGCAAGTAATTAACGCAATAGATTTAGAAAAAAATTTTCAAAATACAAATGCTATAAAAAAAATCAGTTTTTCTATAAAAAGTGGAAAAATAACTGGACTTGTTGGACCAGATGGTGCAGGGAAAACTACACTTATTAGAATGCTTACAGGTCTTTTAACTCCAAGTTTTGGAAAACTTAATGTTTTAGGTTATCAAATGCCAAATACTTCAAGTGAATTTTTAAAACAAATTGGTTACATGCCACAGAAATTTGGTTTATATGAAGATTTAAGTGTTTATGAAAATTTGGAACTCTATGGAAATTTACAAGGAGTTGAAAATCTTTTTTTAAGAATAGAAGAACTTTTAGATTTTACTTCATTGAAAAAATTCAAAGATAGGCTTGCTGGAAATTTATCTGGTGGAATGAAACAAAAACTTGGACTTGCTTGTGCCTTAATAAAAAAACCAAAACTTCTTCTACTAGATGAACCAGGAGTTGGTGTTGACCCTATTTCTAGAATTGAACTTTGGCAAATGGTTCAAGAACTTTTAAAAGAAGATATTGCTGTTGTTTGGAGTACTTCTTATTTAGATGAAGCTGATATTTGTGATGAAGTGATTTTATTAAATGAAGGAACTTGTCTATATCAAGGAACTCCACAAGTTTTACGAGAAAAAATGAAAAATAGAGTCTTTTTAGTAAGTGGAGAGTTTTACAAAAAAAGAGAAGCACTTACTACTATTTTGGAACAAGATGAGATTTTAGATGCCGTATTAGTTGGTTCAAAAATTAGAATAAATTTACAAAAAAATAAATTATTAAAAAAAGATATTTATTATTCTTTAGGAAAAGATATAAAAATCGAACCAATAAATCCAATTTTTGAAGATGCCTTTGTTGATATTTTAAATGAAAAAACTCAAGCTCACTCAAAACTTGTAAGAAATATGAAAAATGTTGAACCATCAGATAAAAAACTTATCGAAGCAAAAAATTTAACAAAAAAATTTGGAGATTTTATAGCAACTGATAATATAGATTTTGAAATAGGACAAGGTGAAATTTTTGGATTTTTAGGACCAAATGGTGCAGGAAAATCAACAACTTTTAAAATGCTTTGCGGATTATTAACCCCTACTTTTGGAACTGCAAAAGTTTTAGGAGAAGATTTATATAACTCAAAATCAACTATTAGAAACTCTATTGGTTATATGGCACAAAAATTTTCCTTATATGGAAATCTAAATATAAAAGATAATCTTGAATTTTTTTCTGGAATTTATGGTTTAAAAGGTAAAAAAAGAAAAGAAAAAATAGAAGAGATGATAGAAATTTTTGATTTTAAAAACTATTTACAAACAAATACAGACTCTTTACCACTTGGAATAAAACAAAGACTTTCTCTTGCATGTTCAGTGATGCATGAACCAAAAGTTCTATTTTTAGATGAACCAACTTCAGGAGTTGACCCAATTACAAGAAAAGAGTTTTGGACACATATAAATAGTTTGGTAAAAAAAGGTGTTTCAATTATGGTAACAACCCATTTTATGGATGAAGCAGAATATTGCGATAAAATTATGCTTATTTATAAAGGAAAAGCTATTGCAAATGGAACTCCTGATGAACTAAAAAACTTAGTTGGTTCACAAGTATCTATGCAAGAAACATTTATCTCTTTAATTAAACAATATGATAAAGAAGAAAAATGA
- a CDS encoding efflux RND transporter periplasmic adaptor subunit — protein MKKIIVIISSIIIIFLIFLVFFNYKNFFNNSQKESKYYGNIDTRTVKVGFRFIGKIENIIKDEGQSVKKDEILVQLDNSSLKKSLEEVEININASNIELSKLKSGYRYEEILEAKASVDEALANLNKANDNFIRQKNLYKTKSTSQESYTISELNYNLALASLNKAKAAYELMKNGYRNEDIKIQEEKIKALKAQKEKLEIDIKDSVITSPVNGVILTRYKEIGSIATAGEAILEIAKNDEFWVRAYIDEKNLGDIKPGLEMQVFSDSRNEPYEGYIGFISPIAEFTPKNIETQELRADLVYSFRVIIKNSDDKLRQGMPVTLQIAKNNASN, from the coding sequence ATGAAAAAGATTATTGTTATTATTTCAAGCATCATTATTATTTTTCTAATTTTTCTAGTTTTTTTTAATTATAAAAATTTTTTCAATAATTCACAAAAAGAGTCAAAATACTATGGAAATATAGATACAAGAACTGTAAAAGTTGGATTTAGATTTATAGGTAAAATAGAAAATATCATAAAAGATGAAGGTCAAAGTGTAAAAAAAGATGAAATTTTAGTTCAATTAGATAACTCAAGCTTAAAAAAATCACTTGAAGAAGTTGAAATAAATATAAATGCTTCAAATATTGAATTATCAAAATTAAAATCAGGTTATAGATATGAAGAGATTTTAGAAGCAAAAGCTTCTGTTGATGAAGCACTTGCGAATCTAAATAAAGCAAATGATAATTTCATTAGACAAAAAAATCTATATAAAACAAAATCTACATCCCAAGAGAGTTATACTATTTCTGAATTAAACTATAATCTTGCACTTGCTTCTTTAAATAAAGCAAAAGCTGCTTATGAACTAATGAAAAACGGTTATAGAAATGAAGATATAAAAATCCAAGAAGAAAAAATAAAAGCGTTAAAAGCTCAAAAAGAAAAATTAGAGATAGATATAAAAGATTCTGTTATAACTTCACCTGTTAATGGTGTCATTCTTACAAGATATAAAGAAATTGGTTCTATTGCAACTGCTGGTGAAGCTATTTTAGAAATTGCAAAAAATGATGAATTTTGGGTACGAGCTTATATAGATGAAAAAAATTTAGGGGATATAAAACCTGGACTTGAAATGCAAGTTTTTAGTGATTCAAGAAATGAGCCTTATGAAGGTTATATTGGATTTATTTCACCTATTGCTGAATTTACTCCTAAAAATATTGAAACTCAAGAGTTAAGAGCTGATTTAGTTTATAGTTTTAGAGTTATTATTAAAAATAGTGATGATAAACTAAGACAAGGGATGCCAGTAACTTTACAAATAGCAAAAAATAATGCAAGTAATTAA
- a CDS encoding type I secretion system permease/ATPase — MKEYNEEETLDSLLDALVTYSKFYNKAYSKESLVHDLPIEKGKESPELFSLNSSKGLFSRAAANAGLKTKFIKKDLDDISNLQLPIILLMNNSNSCIVDSFSEDRKKVKIISELSGDIVEEWFDIDAIKQEYLGFAILVKKSFDYVDSDKKNQSDFVVKHWFWSTLKISRGIYIDVIFASILINLFVLATPLFTMSVYDRVIPNNAIETLWFFAFGVLLVYFLDISLKLIRSYFLEIAAKKSDIIMSSIIFEKVLGLKLEQIPKPIGSFANNLKNFDVIRGFLTNATLVAFIDLPFSVIFLIVIYYLGGVIVIIPIIVILIILIMALVLKVPIQRNIKKINEIVSKKNAILIEVLNNIETLKSLGGNNNIRWNWEESNGNIAQTGLLSRMLSAFIPSFTALLIQLNTIAIVIAGVYLIKDFQLTMGALIAIVILSSRAVAPMGQAAGLITNYEDASNSYRILNDLMHKPEERPKESDFVSKKSFQGKIEFRNVTFKYPNTEVEILKNVSFVINPGERVAILGKIGTGKSTILKLILKLYEPTNGSILIDDIDITQLDPADIRRNMSYLSQHVSLFNGTLRDNITFRASFVNDEKMLTAAKIAGVDNFANAHPRGYDMEVGEKGEGLSGGQIQSVGISRACLFDYPINLFDEPTSSMDKQTEDNVLSNLNKFMKGKTLLIVTQKMPILQIVDKIIVLNNNTIYLYGDKEAVIKALSQGEHIEK, encoded by the coding sequence ATGAAAGAATATAACGAAGAAGAGACATTAGATTCTCTTCTAGATGCATTAGTAACATATTCAAAGTTTTATAACAAGGCATATTCAAAAGAGTCATTAGTTCATGATTTGCCTATTGAAAAAGGTAAAGAAAGTCCTGAATTATTCTCCTTAAATAGTTCAAAAGGACTTTTCTCAAGAGCAGCAGCAAATGCTGGATTAAAAACTAAATTTATTAAAAAAGATTTAGATGATATCTCAAATTTACAGTTACCAATTATTTTATTGATGAATAATTCTAATAGTTGTATAGTAGATTCATTTTCAGAAGATAGAAAAAAAGTAAAAATTATTTCTGAATTATCAGGGGATATTGTTGAAGAGTGGTTTGATATAGATGCTATAAAACAAGAGTATTTAGGTTTTGCAATCTTAGTTAAAAAAAGTTTTGACTATGTAGATTCTGATAAAAAAAATCAATCTGATTTTGTAGTTAAACATTGGTTTTGGAGTACATTAAAAATTTCAAGAGGGATTTATATTGATGTGATTTTTGCTTCAATATTAATTAATCTTTTTGTTTTAGCTACACCATTATTTACAATGAGTGTTTATGATAGAGTTATTCCAAATAATGCAATAGAAACATTATGGTTTTTTGCTTTTGGAGTATTATTAGTTTATTTTTTAGATATTTCTTTAAAATTAATTAGAAGTTATTTTTTAGAAATTGCTGCAAAAAAGAGTGACATAATTATGTCCTCAATAATTTTTGAAAAAGTTTTAGGTTTAAAGTTAGAACAAATTCCTAAACCAATTGGTTCTTTTGCTAATAATTTAAAAAATTTTGATGTAATTAGAGGTTTTTTAACAAATGCAACTTTAGTTGCTTTTATAGACCTTCCTTTTTCTGTAATTTTTTTGATTGTTATATATTATCTTGGTGGTGTAATTGTTATTATTCCAATTATTGTTATTTTAATAATTTTAATTATGGCATTAGTTTTAAAAGTTCCAATTCAAAGAAATATTAAAAAAATAAATGAAATTGTTTCAAAAAAGAATGCAATATTAATTGAAGTTTTAAATAATATTGAGACATTAAAAAGTTTAGGTGGTAATAACAATATAAGATGGAATTGGGAAGAGAGTAATGGTAATATTGCTCAAACAGGTCTTTTATCAAGAATGCTATCAGCATTTATTCCATCTTTTACGGCATTATTAATACAACTTAATACAATAGCAATAGTTATTGCTGGAGTTTATTTAATTAAAGATTTTCAATTAACTATGGGAGCATTAATTGCAATTGTTATTTTGTCATCAAGAGCAGTTGCCCCAATGGGACAAGCAGCAGGGCTAATAACTAATTATGAAGATGCTTCAAATTCTTATAGAATTTTGAATGATTTAATGCATAAACCAGAAGAGAGACCAAAAGAGAGTGATTTTGTTTCTAAAAAAAGTTTTCAAGGAAAAATTGAATTTAGAAATGTTACTTTTAAATATCCAAATACAGAAGTAGAAATTTTAAAAAATGTTTCATTTGTAATTAATCCAGGAGAAAGAGTTGCAATTTTAGGAAAAATTGGAACTGGTAAAAGTACTATTTTAAAACTAATTTTAAAACTTTACGAACCAACAAATGGTTCAATTTTAATTGATGATATTGATATTACTCAATTAGATCCTGCTGATATAAGAAGAAATATGAGTTATCTTTCTCAACATGTATCATTATTTAATGGAACATTAAGAGATAATATTACCTTTAGAGCTTCATTTGTTAATGATGAAAAAATGCTTACAGCTGCAAAAATAGCAGGAGTAGATAATTTTGCTAATGCACATCCAAGAGGCTATGATATGGAAGTTGGTGAAAAAGGTGAAGGATTATCCGGTGGACAAATACAATCAGTTGGTATTTCAAGGGCTTGTTTATTTGATTATCCTATTAATCTTTTTGATGAGCCAACAAGTTCTATGGATAAGCAAACAGAAGATAATGTTTTAAGTAACTTAAATAAATTTATGAAAGGTAAAACATTACTTATTGTCACTCAAAAAATGCCAATTCTGCAAATAGTTGATAAAATAATAGTATTAAATAACAATACTATATATTTGTATGGAGATAAAGAAGCTGTGATTAAAGCTCTATCTCAAGGAGAACACATTGAAAAATAG